In a genomic window of Virgibacillus sp. SK37:
- a CDS encoding Spo0E family sporulation regulatory protein-aspartic acid phosphatase, translating into MNILPSKEEIELKIEHVRYKMYQAYKKDQNYEDILILSEKLDDLLNQLDKMNHS; encoded by the coding sequence GTGAACATATTGCCTTCTAAAGAAGAAATAGAATTAAAAATTGAACACGTAAGATATAAAATGTACCAAGCCTATAAAAAAGATCAAAACTATGAAGATATTCTCATCTTATCAGAGAAATTAGATGATCTGCTAAACCAGCTTGATAAAATGAATCATTCATAA
- a CDS encoding Lin0512 family protein: MDQVLFIQTGTGIDVHGQNVTKAAVRAVENAILSNSMPGIEKNLPGERLESMKVNVKLAVPLDREKLDVDKVKEAIPYGVVAVDVTDGGMATSSGIVLKDKDDENDLMYMVNAAVEVGY; the protein is encoded by the coding sequence ATGGATCAAGTATTATTTATTCAAACAGGTACAGGTATCGATGTTCATGGGCAGAATGTGACAAAGGCAGCTGTCCGTGCGGTTGAAAATGCGATTTTATCAAACTCCATGCCCGGGATTGAAAAAAATCTTCCTGGTGAACGCCTTGAAAGTATGAAGGTAAATGTCAAACTGGCAGTTCCGCTTGATCGTGAAAAACTGGATGTAGATAAAGTAAAAGAAGCTATTCCTTATGGTGTCGTTGCTGTAGATGTAACCGATGGAGGCATGGCTACATCCAGCGGAATTGTGCTAAAAGACAAAGACGACGAAAACGATTTAATGTATATGGTCAACGCCGCTGTTGAAGTCGGCTATTAA
- a CDS encoding DUF2935 domain-containing protein encodes MADYLKDATFEHQFWLQVLGDHATFIRDSLYPTEKEDIQIAKDFIVVFDQLLKRTNSLSTSNAITFTKEAEAAVEEMKKYKLSLIRRHLIGKIGIHLSPTFLNHMVNELEEYERVIQYLKQGDSPPIFHELHHHMLWLADAYGHAGAINDELDGVEKRLKKQSKEFTNHFSDFYLKAVELTGYLRANIQSFPALERFNSDVEIEMNLFRVFLGEIEEMELNNTVLSTFSALMADHMAREECYYLIKLAESTDISYPDCDPTKRRQD; translated from the coding sequence TTGGCAGATTACTTGAAGGATGCTACATTTGAACATCAATTTTGGCTACAGGTATTAGGGGACCATGCCACATTTATTCGAGACTCTCTTTATCCAACCGAAAAAGAAGACATCCAAATTGCAAAAGATTTTATTGTGGTTTTTGATCAGTTATTAAAGCGGACCAATTCCTTGTCCACCTCCAATGCCATTACTTTCACAAAAGAAGCAGAAGCAGCTGTAGAGGAAATGAAAAAATATAAACTTTCTCTCATTCGTAGACACCTAATAGGAAAGATTGGAATTCATTTATCTCCCACATTTCTTAACCATATGGTAAATGAGCTGGAGGAGTATGAGCGCGTGATCCAGTATTTAAAACAAGGTGACTCCCCACCAATATTTCATGAGCTGCATCACCACATGCTCTGGTTGGCAGATGCCTATGGTCATGCAGGAGCGATTAACGATGAACTCGATGGGGTAGAAAAAAGATTAAAAAAACAAAGCAAGGAGTTTACGAATCACTTTAGTGACTTTTACTTAAAAGCCGTGGAACTAACAGGCTATTTACGTGCCAACATCCAGTCCTTTCCTGCGCTCGAACGTTTTAATAGTGACGTGGAAATCGAGATGAATCTTTTCCGTGTTTTCCTTGGGGAGATTGAAGAAATGGAATTAAACAACACCGTGCTCAGTACCTTTTCTGCATTAATGGCAGACCATATGGCGAGAGAGGAATGCTACTATCTTATTAAACTTGCTGAATCCACTGACATATCCTATCCAGATTGTGACCCGACAAAGCGTAGACAGGATTAA